The sequence TTATACCTCTTACAACTATATAAGTATAGTGGTAAGCAGTGGGAAAATGGTAGGATTTAAAAGTTGAAAAGGGCAGTCAAGCTAGGATAAAAAATGGCTCATTACCTGCCCTTGTGGGTTTTTTTGGGTTTTTGTCTGATTACTTTTGCACGGTCTAAAGACAGTGGAAACCCATGGAATAGTAggaagaaacaagatttagtaacCCAGTTGCCCGGGCAACCTAAAGTGGGGTTTAATCACTATTCAGGTTATGTGACTGTGAATGAAGAAAATGGAAGAGCTCTCTTCTATTGGTTCTTTGAGGCTGCTACTCTCAAAGAGAAAAGGCCTTTGGTCCTATGGCTTAATGGAGGTGGTAGCATATGCCAGTTTTTTTTTAACTAAATGTGTTAGATATTCCCATGTTTGTGATTATTGCAGTAATGTAACAGTGATATTCATTCAACAGGTCCAGGGTGTTCATCTGTGGGTTATGGAGCAACACAAGAGATTGGACCTTTCATCATAAATGCAGATGGAAAGACTCTTTCTTTCAATGAGTACTCATGGAACAGAGGTATTTTCTTTTAGGACACTTTGCTTGTGGATTGAATTCATTACTTTTTTACACCGCTCACAATTCTATGCTTCATTCTATGCTTCGATGATCAGAAGCCAATATATTATTTTTGGAGTCTCCCGTAGGAGTGGGATTTTCCTACTCTAATATAACATCTGATTACAAGATATTAGGAGATAACATTACTGGTAAGAAGCTCAAGCTTTTTCTTACACTTcatattccttaaaatattctatatTGAAATTCATTTTTGAGACTAATTTGAAGATTGGGTGATGATTCAACTCCCAGCTGAAGATACATACATGTTCCTCCAAAACTGGTTTGGAATTTACCCCCAGTATAGAGCACATGAGTTCTACATTGCAGGAGAAAGCTATGCAGGTGTGGGGTCTAAGTGGGGTCTAACTCATTTTCTATGTACTGCCCTAAGAAAACCCATCTCTGTTGTAAATCAATACATTCAATTGTCCTTGTTTTACCAGGGAAATATGTGCCTGAGCTTGCAGAACTCATACATGATCAAAATAAAATCTCCCCCAAGAGTCTTTATATAAATCTCAAAGGTTTTATGGTAAGCAATGCCTTTCTCTCAGCTTAGTTCTATTGCGAAACTTTTTTTATCATGATTGGAAATGTTTAAGTATACACTGCTCAATTCAGGTGGGCAACCCCGAAACACATGATGCTAATGATTGGCGAGGTCAAATGGATTATGCGTGGAGCCATGCTGTTGTATCAGATGAAACCCACATGGCCATTGTAGAGAACTGTGATTTTGATTCTAACAATACATTGGACAACAAAAACTGCAGTGATGCTATAGATGAAGTTTATGATCAACTCAACAATATAGACATGTATAGTCTCTACACTCCTACATGCATTCacaagaacacaacaaaaaatgCAAGAAGCGGGGGAAACCAGTTCAAATTTTCGACTAACAAGGTACATTTCTATGTCTCAATGCTGTGGGTATTTTTTTCTCATTATGATCCAACCATATAATGAGTTAGGCTCTTTGAAAAACTCTGAGTTTAGATCCCACGATGATGCAAACTAAAAATCCCATTTTTTTAAGATCAATGTAGAAGCCTCATGACTCCTAATGTTACATATTTTTCAATTCTCTATGCAGATGATGAAAAGGATGGTTGGTGGATATGATCCTTGTCTTGATGACTATGCCGCAGTGTATTACAACAGATATGATGTTCAGGaagctcttcatgtcatcaatggCTCACACCTTAGAAATTGGAATATTTGCAAGTAAGATTTTCTCTCAACATATATACCTTCACTTCAGAAATACATAAATTTATAACGTTTAACAAAAACGCATTAGTTCTTTATAGTTCAAATCATTATTTAGCCACTTATAATTAAACTGAGGAGATTTTTCCAGAATACAGCTATGATATCTTCAATGGGTGGACAGACTCGAGAGCATCTGTATTGCCTGCATATCTTAAACTTATGGATGCAGGTCTCCGTATATGGGTTTACAGGTATTTTTTGGGTTTTTAAAtatcatattttaaaatttaatttgtttagATATCTCATTTAAAATCGTATGAGTTTTTCCAGTAATCTATTTATTAATTGATTTCAGAAATAAATCATCATAAGTTAAAATATAATGTTCAAACTTATCTCCATATAAactataatttttatttatatcaaaTGATATAACTATGCATTATATTTAAACAATCTAATTCAATAGATGTTAATGTAATTACAAATAATGCATTTAACAGTGGAGACACAGATGGACGGGTCCCAATGCTATCAACAAGATATAGTCTAAATGCTCTGCAAGTTCCCAAAAGTACTTGGCGGCCATGGTATTATCAGGGACAGGTGAGAAGTTAATTCAATCTTCTTACCAATAACTGAATACATATAAAAAGATGTAAACTTAATATCAATTGAACCCATTTGAAAAGATGTAAATTCGACAACATTTGTATACAAAATGATTGATTTTTTATATGTTTCCTTAAATAGATCCAAAACTTTGATATAGATAGATTATACACATCTTTTACTTccaaaataaattttgaaaatctGTGGATAATTATAGGTAGGTGGGTGGACTCAAAATTACGGGAAGTTGACATTCTCCACGTTTAGAGGTGCCGGCCATGCAGTACCACTTTTTAACAGAGGCAAAGCTTTGTTTTTCTTCACCTCATTTCTTTCAGGGAAAGTTCTGCCGAAGCAATGACAAAATGACAGGCCTTTAGATTAATATTTTTGGTTTCCCTCAACGAAGACATTTACCGTATGGAATAGAAGTATAGGTATAACAGGCGGGAATGTTACATTTTAACCTAGATAAAGCGAAACCAGTAATGAAGTACGTGATCTGGAACAGGCTGCATCTATATGAGTCTTACTCATTCAAGGCTGGAGTTACCATATAATACATAgtaatttccttcttttttttttttgtctagcTTTTCCAAAAACAAATAGGAGGGGAATTATTATGTATTTTTATGGTAAATTATTATGTATTTTATGGCAActctaaaactaaaagtaaatgtctgaattgcatttttgctttcaataattggaatgctgtCAAAATAATATTGACAAAAGATATTATTGATGATAGGAGTCAATAATGACTCATAGGAGTCAATAATGACTCATTATTGAGTGTTCAGTGTCAGAAATTTGGCTGACAAAAAAGGAATTCAATTATAATTCAATGAATATAAGAAGAATGCTAATGTAGAGGGGAAGTTTAACAGTAGTTTTTATAGTTAATTTCATGCATTCACAGATTTTAAAGGATAATTggattttgatgatatttttgtgtTGTCTCCGCATGCAACATAActgtttatagcta is a genomic window of Cryptomeria japonica chromosome 7, Sugi_1.0, whole genome shotgun sequence containing:
- the LOC131078241 gene encoding serine carboxypeptidase-like 31; its protein translation is MAHYLPLWVFLGFCLITFARSKDSGNPWNSRKKQDLVTQLPGQPKVGFNHYSGYVTVNEENGRALFYWFFEAATLKEKRPLVLWLNGGPGCSSVGYGATQEIGPFIINADGKTLSFNEYSWNREANILFLESPVGVGFSYSNITSDYKILGDNITAEDTYMFLQNWFGIYPQYRAHEFYIAGESYAGKYVPELAELIHDQNKISPKSLYINLKGFMVGNPETHDANDWRGQMDYAWSHAVVSDETHMAIVENCDFDSNNTLDNKNCSDAIDEVYDQLNNIDMYSLYTPTCIHKNTTKNARSGGNQFKFSTNKMMKRMVGGYDPCLDDYAAVYYNRYDVQEALHVINGSHLRNWNICNYDIFNGWTDSRASVLPAYLKLMDAGLRIWVYSGDTDGRVPMLSTRYSLNALQVPKSTWRPWYYQGQVGGWTQNYGKLTFSTFRGAGHAVPLFNRGKALFFFTSFLSGKVLPKQ